TTGGAGGTTGTCTCCGGGTCGCTTCGGGCCCTGATCGGGACGAAGTCGTTGCCATCGGTGCTCGCAAAGTAGGTTGTAGAAATGAAATTCACCACCTGGGAGCTAATCTGGTGTGCGATGGGTCGCTTGTCGTCTTTGCAAGAGGCGACGAAGGTGTCAACCGTCTTGGCGAAGGTCTCAAAGACCTCCCTCAGGAGTTTGGCCTCTCGGGCCTTTGCGTCCAGccgctcggtgatggcagcagaggcggaCACGGTTGTGGTTATGGCGCTGGCACCTTTTGGGAGAGGACCGGGGGGCAGCTGGCCCTTTGGTGCTTTCATCCGTTTTCCAGCGCgcgtgttgaggttggtaggggagggggggtcgGGGGGCCGAGTGTATTCGGCATTTCGCGCGTCCATGGGACGGTCGGGGGTGGATGGACCAGCCATGATGGGAGGGTCACCGGAAGGGTTGAGCGATTAGAATAGAGACAGTCTGGGAGTCTGGGAGCCTTTTCTCAAAGGTGCCCCTATTTCGCAGATGGTTGTAAAGGTGTTGTCCTTGTACTACGCCACTCTAAGGGCACATTTTACATTTCCTTACCCCTTTTGGAACTCTCACGATGTCTTTGTGTAAGGGTAAGGTAATCTAGCACAGGATCAAATCATTGAAATTTGTCGCATCAAGTCCGAGTATCTGGCGTCGAGACTTCGGGGCATCTGGAGCGATCATGGGGAGAGTGGATTTGAGCCCCCGTATTTCACTCCCCACGTTTTCACGGTAGTGTATCAATTCAGGAAGCACATTTCATCATTCTCGTAGACACACTAAAAGCACCAAGTTGACGTATGTACTGTTGAGCAAGGAAGCTATCCATAGATGACTTGGCTCGGTGTGATCTCTCCAGTTCCTCGGGGAGATCCCCGGAGTCGGCCCGATAGTTGGTAGAGGAAATATATCCACGCATTTTTCCAGGACACAAGGCGGCATGTCGTGCGTGGTAATATAGATTTTCAACAGATCCAGGCGTGGCACTAGGTTAAAATCGAAGCTTGAATTGGCGATAGCATGGCGATAGCATGGCGATAAGGATTTCATGAAATCAAAGAACTGCCTCGTTTATCTCCATGTGTCTGCTTGAATTTGCCTACCGAAATCCTCGTCGGCTCTCATTCTTGCAATCTTAGTAAGTAATTCACTGCCCTCACTTTCTAGCCAGCATGACGGAGGTTACCCTCTCGTCACCACACCTCCTACGCGGGGCAGCCCACATGGAGCACCACAGCTGATTTATAATCTCAAGTGCTAATCGTTTTCCAACAACCCGCGCATCATTTCAACCCAATCAACCCACTCGACTATTCAGCCACACCTGCAAAATGTTCAAAGTCGGCCCGGAGTTCGAGAAAACCCAGGCCTCGCGGCCAGATTTTCGCCGCGACACCGAGATCACATACACCAAGTCCCCAAACCCCACGTGGAAAGAAGGCGATGGCGCGAATGACAACGGCGAGAGCCTGGAGAAAGACCATGTCGAGATCGACCCTAACGAGGAGGGTCGCCCCGTGACCTCGAACTATAAGTTCCTGATTTCAGGAATGGTCCCACGACCGATCGCACTCGTCAGTACCCAGTCTGCAGACGGCAAATCTACAAACCTCGCTCCGTTCAGCTACGCACAGGTCATCAATCACGACCCACCGCTGTTCACGGTTGGATTTTCTGGGTCGATGGAAAGAGCCAAGGATTCATTGAGGAACCTCAACGAGACTGGGGAGTGTgtcatcaacatcatctcGGAACATTTTATCGAAGCGGCCAACTCTACTGCTATCAATGCCCCT
The nucleotide sequence above comes from Penicillium digitatum chromosome 1, complete sequence. Encoded proteins:
- a CDS encoding Flavin reductase-like, FMN-binding, yielding MFKVGPEFEKTQASRPDFRRDTEITYTKSPNPTWKEGDGANDNGESLEKDHVEIDPNEEGRPVTSNYKFLISGMVPRPIALVSTQSADGKSTNLAPFSYAQVINHDPPLFTVGFSGSMERAKDSLRNLNETGECVINIISEHFIEAANSTAINAPYGVSEWETSGLHQAPTSVVKPARVKESILSIEGKLVELKEFESRVTPGKKSGVLAIIEGVRFWVRDDAINEERSIVDLKVLKPISRLGGISYGRTTEAMEIPRPQF